A window of Flavobacterium flavigenum contains these coding sequences:
- a CDS encoding phosphopantetheine-binding protein: protein MEALKAELKNKIITTLNLEDIAVEDIADNDPLFGDGLGLDSIDALELIVILDKDYGIKLVDPKEGKSIFQSIETMAAYIDANRTK from the coding sequence ATGGAAGCATTAAAAGCAGAATTAAAAAACAAAATCATTACAACCCTAAACCTTGAAGATATCGCTGTAGAAGATATTGCTGATAACGATCCTTTATTTGGAGACGGTTTAGGTTTAGATTCTATTGATGCACTTGAACTTATCGTAATTTTAGATAAAGATTACGGAATTAAATTAGTGGATCCGAAAGAAGGAAAATCTATTTTCCAGTCTATCGAAACGATGGCGGCTTACATTGACGCTAACAGAACGAAATAA
- a CDS encoding 3-oxoacyl-ACP synthase, which translates to MTQNKTYIQSYIKIENNEIVLNGTSVFKTEPTDFADFSKQAYRNFEIQYPKFFKMDGLSKLAFLGSELLLSPIVSTEQENNIALVLANKSSSLDTDVKYQESISDKENYFPSPAVFVYTLPNICLGEISIRHQLKSENSFFIFDAFNGEFLSNYSNILLNTNKADLVLCGWTEFFNDNYKAFLCIISTAENEKYKNENINTLYHK; encoded by the coding sequence ATGACTCAAAACAAAACATACATACAATCCTATATCAAAATCGAAAACAACGAAATTGTTCTCAACGGAACTTCTGTTTTCAAAACTGAACCAACCGATTTTGCAGATTTCTCCAAACAAGCCTATCGTAATTTTGAAATACAATATCCAAAATTTTTCAAAATGGATGGGTTGAGCAAACTGGCTTTTTTAGGTTCAGAACTGCTTTTGAGTCCGATAGTTTCTACTGAACAGGAAAACAATATCGCTTTGGTTCTGGCTAATAAATCGTCAAGTCTGGATACCGATGTAAAATACCAGGAATCCATTTCAGACAAAGAAAACTATTTTCCAAGTCCCGCGGTTTTTGTGTATACACTGCCCAATATTTGTTTGGGCGAAATAAGTATCCGCCATCAGCTGAAAAGTGAAAATTCTTTCTTTATATTTGATGCTTTTAACGGCGAATTTTTATCGAATTATTCCAACATTTTACTGAATACAAATAAAGCAGATTTAGTGCTTTGCGGCTGGACAGAATTTTTTAATGACAATTACAAAGCGTTTCTCTGCATCATAAGTACTGCAGAAAACGAAAAATATAAAAACGAAAATATCAATACATTATACCATAAATAA
- a CDS encoding ABC transporter permease: MKVGIDIQNYLPHRAPMLMVDLILDIDANFVETEFLIKEDNIFVDNGTFIEAGLIENTAQTCSSIVGKKYFFEEDGTENKDISVLGFISAIKNLKIHSLPKVGEIIITKATLVSKFIGDDYTLCTMKCESLIQEKILLECEINLFIQKMISAAT, from the coding sequence ATGAAAGTAGGAATTGACATTCAAAATTACTTACCTCATCGCGCTCCAATGCTGATGGTTGATTTGATTTTGGATATCGATGCCAATTTTGTCGAAACCGAATTTTTAATTAAAGAAGATAATATTTTTGTTGACAATGGTACTTTTATTGAAGCCGGATTAATTGAAAATACAGCTCAGACTTGTTCTTCAATTGTTGGAAAGAAATATTTTTTTGAAGAAGACGGTACAGAAAATAAGGATATCAGCGTACTGGGTTTTATCAGCGCCATAAAAAACCTGAAAATTCATTCACTGCCAAAAGTTGGTGAAATCATTATCACAAAAGCAACTTTAGTTTCAAAATTCATAGGCGATGATTATACTTTGTGTACTATGAAATGTGAAAGTTTAATACAGGAAAAAATTCTTTTAGAATGCGAAATTAATTTGTTTATTCAAAAGATGATTTCGGCAGCAACATAA
- a CDS encoding beta-ketoacyl-[acyl-carrier-protein] synthase family protein, with amino-acid sequence MIKEIYITETNCITPLGFDVESNIEAILRGDSGIQLHHDVSLMPNSFYASIISDEKINSAFAKISSETKYSRLEKMMILALEPVIKNSGIELNSKTAFILSTTKGNVTALKNNSEESFNNAHLDILAKNVAEFFNFQTQPIVISNACVSGILAVSVAKRMIQSELYDNIFVVAGDEVSEFVLSGFNAFQAMSELPCKPYSKNRTGVSLGEATAAVLVSAEAKNAKIKVIGDSSINDANHISGPSRTGEGLFRSIENALKEAKIEAQKLDYISAHGTATPFNDEMEAIAFSRLNLQNVPVNSLKGFYGHTLGASGLLETVIAIESVNQNRLFESKGFDEIGVSESINVIEKNEETNIDFFLKTASGFGGCNTAVVFEKVKHELH; translated from the coding sequence ATGATAAAAGAAATATACATCACAGAAACAAATTGTATCACGCCTCTAGGTTTTGATGTTGAATCAAACATCGAAGCGATTCTTCGTGGTGATTCGGGAATTCAACTGCACCATGATGTTTCTTTGATGCCGAATTCATTTTATGCTTCCATTATCAGTGATGAAAAAATAAACAGTGCTTTTGCAAAAATCAGTTCTGAAACTAAATATTCCCGTTTAGAAAAAATGATGATTTTGGCTTTGGAGCCGGTTATCAAAAACTCGGGAATTGAATTAAATTCAAAAACCGCTTTTATACTTTCGACCACAAAAGGAAATGTTACCGCATTAAAAAACAATTCTGAAGAAAGTTTCAATAACGCACATTTAGATATATTGGCAAAAAATGTTGCTGAATTTTTCAACTTTCAAACACAGCCAATTGTAATTTCTAATGCGTGTGTTTCCGGAATTTTAGCCGTTTCTGTTGCTAAAAGAATGATTCAATCAGAGCTTTATGATAACATTTTTGTTGTGGCAGGCGACGAAGTTTCGGAGTTTGTTTTGTCCGGTTTTAATGCATTTCAGGCGATGAGCGAACTGCCTTGTAAACCGTATTCTAAAAACAGAACCGGAGTCAGTTTAGGAGAAGCAACCGCTGCCGTCTTAGTTTCGGCGGAAGCCAAAAACGCTAAAATAAAAGTCATTGGTGACAGTTCAATCAACGATGCGAATCATATTTCAGGTCCTTCAAGAACGGGCGAAGGTTTGTTCAGAAGTATTGAGAATGCTTTGAAAGAAGCCAAAATTGAAGCCCAGAAATTAGATTATATTTCAGCACACGGAACTGCAACTCCGTTTAACGACGAAATGGAAGCGATTGCTTTTAGCAGACTGAATCTGCAAAACGTTCCGGTTAATAGTTTAAAAGGTTTTTACGGGCACACACTTGGTGCTTCAGGATTGTTGGAAACGGTAATTGCGATTGAATCTGTCAATCAAAATAGGCTTTTTGAATCCAAAGGTTTTGATGAAATTGGTGTGAGCGAATCTATCAATGTGATTGAGAAAAATGAAGAAACCAATATTGATTTCTTTTTGAAAACAGCTTCGGGGTTTGGAGGTTGTAATACGGCTGTGGTTTTTGAGAAAGTGAAACACGAATTGCACTAA
- a CDS encoding beta-ketoacyl-ACP synthase III, with product MFEVYITKAAKYLPNDAISNDEMETYLGLINDTASKARRIILRNNKIQSRYYAVDKSGKSTHSNAELTRNAILPLFDENFTPQDLEVLSCGTSTPDIFLPSHAAMVHGLLKNKSVELNSSTGVCCAGMNSLKFGFLSVRSGNSKNAICTGSEKVSTWLNAQKYNHEAENLKNLEEQPIIAFKKDFLRWMLSDGAGAFLLENKPRGPISLKIEWMEAFSYAYELETCMYAGGDKLENGEIKGWSDYAPDQWLNDSVFSIKQDVKLLDEFILSKGAESMKDAMDKNNIKSEDITYFIPHVSSNFFVEGLKKGLNEKGIGMSDNKWFMNLSRVGNVGSASIYLALEELMNSGNLKKGDKILLSVPESGRFSFAYAYLTVC from the coding sequence ATGTTTGAAGTATACATTACAAAAGCTGCAAAATATTTGCCAAATGACGCCATTTCTAATGATGAAATGGAAACCTATTTAGGCCTTATCAACGATACTGCTTCTAAAGCAAGACGTATTATTTTGCGTAATAATAAAATTCAAAGCCGATATTATGCTGTTGATAAATCTGGGAAAAGCACTCACAGCAATGCCGAATTAACACGTAATGCTATTTTACCGCTATTCGACGAAAATTTTACGCCGCAGGATTTAGAAGTACTTTCATGTGGAACCTCAACTCCCGACATATTCCTTCCTTCTCACGCTGCAATGGTTCATGGTTTATTAAAAAATAAATCTGTAGAACTTAACTCTTCAACAGGCGTATGCTGTGCCGGAATGAATTCTCTTAAATTTGGTTTTCTTTCGGTAAGATCTGGAAATTCTAAAAATGCAATCTGCACAGGATCAGAAAAAGTTTCGACCTGGCTGAATGCACAAAAATACAATCACGAAGCCGAAAATTTAAAAAATCTGGAAGAACAGCCGATTATTGCGTTCAAAAAAGATTTCTTAAGATGGATGCTTTCAGACGGTGCTGGTGCCTTTTTATTAGAAAATAAACCAAGAGGCCCAATCTCGCTAAAAATCGAATGGATGGAAGCTTTTTCGTATGCTTACGAATTAGAAACTTGCATGTATGCCGGAGGTGATAAATTGGAAAACGGTGAAATTAAAGGCTGGAGCGATTATGCTCCAGACCAATGGCTAAACGATTCTGTTTTTTCTATAAAACAAGACGTTAAATTATTAGACGAATTTATCCTGTCAAAAGGTGCGGAAAGCATGAAAGACGCGATGGATAAAAACAATATTAAATCGGAAGATATTACTTATTTTATTCCTCATGTTTCTTCTAACTTTTTTGTCGAAGGATTGAAAAAAGGATTAAATGAAAAAGGTATTGGAATGAGTGATAATAAATGGTTCATGAATCTTTCTAGGGTTGGAAATGTAGGCTCCGCTTCTATTTACCTTGCTCTTGAAGAATTAATGAATTCTGGAAATTTGAAAAAAGGAGATAAAATTTTATTATCTGTTCCCGAAAGCGGAAGATTCTCTTTTGCGTATGCGTATTTAACGGTTTGCTAA
- a CDS encoding ABC transporter ATP-binding protein: protein MYSLNNVSLDINEGEIFGLLGPNGAGKTTLISMLCGLIKPTSGHFTIDGLDYQHHASKIKKIIGVVPQEYALYPTLTARENLLYFGSMYGLKGSDLKDKVIEALDLLGLLKFADKQVQTFSGGMKRRVNLIAGILHNPKVLFLDEPTVGVDVHSKTAIIDYLKVLNQNGTTIIYTSHHLAEAEDFCTQIAILDQGQIYAQNTPSALIEDTKDARNLEDVFISLTGKALRDDL from the coding sequence ATGTATTCCTTGAACAACGTTTCGCTGGATATCAACGAAGGTGAGATTTTTGGTTTATTGGGACCAAACGGAGCCGGAAAAACAACTCTCATTTCCATGCTCTGCGGTTTGATTAAACCTACTTCGGGACATTTTACAATTGATGGTCTAGACTATCAGCATCATGCTTCAAAAATCAAAAAAATCATAGGCGTTGTGCCTCAGGAATATGCTTTGTATCCTACATTGACCGCGAGGGAAAATCTGCTTTATTTTGGAAGTATGTACGGTTTGAAAGGTTCCGATTTAAAAGACAAAGTAATCGAGGCTTTGGATCTTTTAGGATTATTGAAATTTGCCGACAAACAAGTTCAGACTTTTTCGGGCGGAATGAAACGCCGTGTCAATCTGATTGCCGGAATCCTGCACAATCCGAAAGTTTTATTTTTAGATGAACCAACTGTGGGTGTCGATGTACATTCTAAAACTGCGATTATTGATTATTTGAAAGTGCTGAATCAAAACGGAACGACTATTATCTATACCTCGCATCATTTGGCTGAAGCCGAAGATTTCTGTACGCAAATCGCAATTTTAGATCAGGGACAGATTTATGCACAAAATACTCCATCAGCATTGATTGAAGATACAAAAGATGCCCGAAATCTCGAAGATGTTTTTATTTCATTAACCGGTAAAGCGTTGAGAGATGATCTATAA
- a CDS encoding phosphoribosylaminoimidazolesuccinocarboxamide synthase, producing MEKEKTFKTKTGFCHVLPDQIVLTRDGIIGNVSKTVVGNNISRILIIYGGLAVFMFYNAFVSFKNQQNGSAIFYVLFAVFLVYAILKSLNNSATPIIERNKIKDTQFINGKTGLTRSRFEITFEDENGKLKKRLIMLPGSLSDGSKETEKAVEIMKSEKILLT from the coding sequence ATGGAAAAAGAAAAAACATTCAAAACAAAAACAGGATTTTGTCATGTTCTTCCTGATCAAATAGTTTTAACCAGAGATGGAATAATTGGAAATGTTTCTAAAACAGTTGTTGGAAATAATATTTCCAGAATTTTAATTATTTATGGCGGGCTTGCTGTTTTTATGTTTTATAATGCATTTGTAAGTTTTAAAAACCAACAAAATGGTTCTGCAATATTTTATGTTTTATTTGCTGTTTTTTTGGTTTATGCAATTTTAAAAAGCTTAAATAATTCGGCTACGCCAATTATAGAAAGAAATAAAATAAAAGACACGCAATTTATAAATGGCAAAACTGGATTAACAAGATCAAGATTTGAAATTACATTTGAAGATGAGAATGGAAAGCTAAAGAAAAGATTAATTATGCTTCCCGGCTCTTTGAGTGACGGCTCGAAAGAAACTGAAAAAGCAGTAGAAATAATGAAAAGTGAAAAAATTCTTTTGACTTAG
- a CDS encoding beta-ketoacyl-[acyl-carrier-protein] synthase family protein, translated as MKGVAITGMGIISAIGNSVEENYISLIENKIGISRIQNIPTVHADVIKVGEIKKTNEELIAELQLSENNNFSRTAMIGTLAARQAVENAGITSINEFRTGLISATSVGGMDMTEKHYYDYFEKPELVKYITCHDGGDVADKIAEELGLKGMVTTISTACSSAANSIMLGARLIKTGKLDRVIVGGADALAKFTINGFKTLMILSDDYNKPFDNNRKGLNLGEAAAYLVLESDEIVAKQNKKVLARVSGYGNANDAFHQTASSENGDGAFLAMKKAFDVSGLKPSEIDYINVHGTATPNNDLSEGRALKRIYENEKVPDFSSTKPFTGHTLAAAAAIEAVYSVLAIQNNVVYPNLNFEIPMEEFDLKPQTTLKNKTIEHVLSNSFGFGGNCSTLIFSKS; from the coding sequence ATGAAAGGTGTCGCAATAACGGGCATGGGAATTATTTCAGCGATTGGGAATTCAGTCGAGGAAAATTATATTTCTTTGATCGAAAACAAAATTGGTATTTCGCGTATTCAAAATATTCCGACAGTTCATGCCGATGTCATCAAAGTTGGTGAAATCAAAAAAACCAATGAAGAACTGATTGCCGAACTACAGCTTTCTGAAAATAATAATTTTTCGAGAACCGCTATGATTGGCACTCTGGCAGCCAGACAAGCTGTTGAAAATGCAGGCATTACATCGATAAACGAATTCAGGACCGGACTGATTTCTGCCACCAGTGTGGGCGGAATGGATATGACCGAAAAGCATTATTACGATTATTTCGAAAAACCGGAACTGGTAAAATATATTACCTGCCATGACGGTGGTGATGTGGCGGATAAAATTGCCGAAGAGTTAGGTTTAAAAGGAATGGTTACGACCATCAGTACGGCTTGTTCGTCTGCAGCCAATTCGATTATGCTGGGCGCAAGATTGATCAAAACCGGAAAATTAGATCGCGTGATTGTGGGCGGTGCTGATGCTTTGGCAAAATTTACCATTAACGGTTTTAAGACTTTAATGATTTTATCGGACGATTACAACAAACCTTTTGACAACAATCGTAAAGGTTTAAATCTTGGCGAAGCAGCAGCTTACTTAGTTTTAGAATCGGATGAAATTGTGGCGAAGCAAAATAAAAAAGTGCTGGCAAGAGTTTCGGGTTACGGAAATGCCAATGACGCTTTCCATCAGACTGCATCTTCCGAAAATGGAGACGGTGCATTTTTGGCCATGAAAAAAGCATTTGACGTTTCAGGTTTAAAACCTTCTGAAATTGATTACATCAACGTTCATGGAACCGCAACACCAAACAACGATTTATCTGAAGGGCGTGCTTTAAAAAGAATTTACGAAAACGAAAAAGTTCCCGATTTCAGTTCGACAAAACCTTTTACAGGTCACACTTTAGCGGCGGCCGCAGCAATTGAAGCAGTGTACAGCGTTTTGGCCATTCAAAATAATGTGGTTTATCCGAATCTAAATTTCGAAATTCCAATGGAAGAATTCGATTTAAAACCACAGACTACTTTAAAAAATAAAACTATTGAACATGTTCTTTCTAATTCTTTTGGATTTGGAGGAAACTGTTCCACCCTTATATTTTCAAAAAGCTGA
- a CDS encoding acyl-CoA thioesterase has product MTKRKEQYNEAANLTVSHEIRIRFNETDPLGIVWHGHYITYFEDGREAFGRQHGLTYLDIGNTGYTTPIVKSKCEHKLSLRYGDVVTIETTVVDTPAAKMIYRFKIIDAKGEVACTGETVQVFLDKDGNLMLTNPPFYEEWKRKVGLLK; this is encoded by the coding sequence ATGACAAAAAGAAAAGAACAGTATAACGAAGCCGCCAACCTGACCGTTTCTCACGAAATCAGAATTCGTTTTAACGAAACAGATCCGCTTGGAATCGTCTGGCACGGTCATTATATTACGTATTTCGAAGATGGACGTGAGGCTTTTGGACGTCAGCATGGACTTACTTATTTAGATATTGGCAATACTGGTTATACAACACCCATCGTAAAATCGAAATGCGAGCATAAATTGTCCTTGCGTTATGGCGATGTTGTGACAATTGAAACTACGGTTGTAGATACACCAGCTGCCAAAATGATTTACAGATTTAAAATTATAGATGCCAAAGGCGAAGTGGCCTGTACAGGAGAAACCGTTCAGGTTTTTTTAGATAAAGACGGAAATTTAATGCTAACAAATCCGCCTTTTTATGAAGAATGGAAAAGGAAAGTTGGGTTGTTGAAATAA
- a CDS encoding ABC transporter permease — protein MIYKIWMSVVKEFLLLKRDLGGLIILFVMPLVLVIAVTIIQDSTFKTVSNSKIQILLVDKDKGSVSKTVFENLEKSKYFTVVTQIDNKPVSEEIARENVYKGKFQLAIVIPENLSSDLQAKVEQNVEKIVSNLGLADSTAVSEPQRIIKEKEVKLYFDPAVQMSFKNAVMSSIDKMISQIETKSIYSTFQKQLGEETIHFEQKNFITFKEIIPRINNKEVLPNSVQHNVPAWTLFAIFFIVIPLSINIVKEKTQGTFVRLRTNPVSNLVVIIGKTITYSIICMIQFYMMVAVAMFLFPSIGLPSLNIEGHFILTSVVALFSGFAAIGYGILLGTVASTQEQSAPFGATSVIILAAIGGVWVPVFAMPKIMQYIAKSSPMNWGLEAFYDVLLRNSSFIEIITKISLLFLFFIITTAIALFYDKKKRTV, from the coding sequence ATGATCTATAAAATCTGGATGTCGGTAGTAAAAGAATTTCTTTTGTTAAAAAGAGATTTAGGCGGACTAATTATTTTATTTGTCATGCCCTTGGTTTTGGTCATTGCCGTAACCATAATTCAGGACAGTACTTTTAAAACGGTATCCAATTCTAAAATTCAGATTCTTTTGGTAGATAAAGACAAAGGATCTGTTTCAAAGACCGTGTTTGAAAATTTAGAAAAAAGCAAGTATTTTACCGTTGTAACACAAATCGACAATAAACCGGTTAGCGAAGAAATTGCCAGAGAAAATGTGTACAAAGGAAAATTCCAGCTGGCGATTGTAATTCCGGAAAATCTAAGTTCAGATTTACAAGCTAAAGTCGAGCAGAATGTAGAAAAAATTGTCAGCAATTTAGGTTTGGCAGACAGTACTGCAGTATCTGAACCTCAACGCATCATTAAAGAAAAAGAGGTAAAACTGTATTTTGATCCGGCTGTTCAGATGAGTTTCAAAAATGCCGTTATGAGTTCGATTGACAAAATGATTTCACAGATTGAAACCAAATCGATTTATTCGACTTTTCAAAAACAATTAGGGGAAGAAACAATCCATTTTGAGCAAAAAAACTTTATTACTTTCAAAGAAATAATTCCGAGAATCAATAACAAAGAAGTGCTTCCGAATTCGGTTCAGCACAATGTTCCGGCCTGGACACTTTTTGCGATCTTTTTTATTGTAATTCCATTATCGATCAATATTGTAAAAGAAAAAACACAGGGAACTTTTGTTCGGTTAAGAACCAATCCTGTTTCTAATTTAGTTGTGATTATTGGCAAAACCATCACCTACTCGATCATTTGCATGATTCAGTTTTATATGATGGTTGCTGTTGCAATGTTTTTATTCCCCTCAATCGGATTACCTTCTTTAAACATCGAAGGACACTTTATATTGACAAGTGTTGTAGCACTATTTTCAGGTTTCGCAGCAATCGGCTACGGAATCTTATTAGGAACTGTCGCCAGTACGCAGGAACAATCTGCTCCTTTTGGTGCCACAAGTGTAATCATTTTAGCAGCAATTGGAGGCGTTTGGGTTCCGGTTTTTGCGATGCCGAAAATCATGCAGTATATCGCAAAATCGTCTCCAATGAACTGGGGATTAGAAGCATTTTATGATGTTTTATTACGCAACAGTTCTTTCATCGAAATTATTACAAAAATAAGTTTGTTATTTTTGTTTTTCATTATTACAACCGCCATCGCCTTATTTTATGACAAAAAGAAAAGAACAGTATAA
- a CDS encoding BtrH N-terminal domain-containing protein: MQVTFTHHQSAHCENGVASNLLKNSGLNISEPMVFGIGSGLLFVYLPFLKVNHAPAISYRTLPGQIFNKVANRLNLKIKRQKFSSVSNANKALEENLKSNIPTGLQVGVYHLSYFPDEYRFHFNAHNLVVYGKTETDYLISDPVMETVTTLTHDELDKVRFAKGAFAPRGQMYYPIQVPDNVDFKSAIIKGIKNTCRYMLAPMPIVGVRGIKFVSKRIRKWPAKHGVKKANHYLAQMVRMQEEIGTGGGGFRFIYAAFLQEASVILNNEELKNLSKEMTQIGDSWRDFAVEASRIYKNRSAKEDAYNAIADELLDIANREEIFFKKLKKAIS, from the coding sequence ATGCAAGTTACTTTTACACATCATCAATCTGCTCATTGTGAAAACGGAGTAGCTTCAAACCTCTTAAAAAACAGCGGACTTAATATCAGCGAGCCAATGGTTTTCGGAATCGGTTCGGGACTTTTATTCGTGTATCTGCCTTTTTTAAAAGTCAATCATGCTCCGGCAATAAGCTACAGAACTTTGCCGGGACAGATTTTCAATAAAGTCGCCAATCGGTTAAACTTAAAAATAAAAAGACAAAAATTTTCTTCTGTTTCTAATGCGAATAAAGCTTTAGAGGAAAACCTGAAAAGTAATATTCCGACGGGATTACAAGTCGGCGTGTATCATTTGAGTTATTTTCCTGATGAATACCGCTTTCATTTCAACGCCCACAATTTAGTTGTTTACGGAAAAACCGAAACGGATTATCTGATCAGTGATCCGGTAATGGAAACGGTTACGACTTTAACGCACGATGAACTGGACAAAGTTCGTTTTGCTAAAGGAGCTTTTGCGCCAAGAGGCCAGATGTATTATCCAATTCAGGTTCCGGATAATGTTGATTTCAAAAGTGCAATCATCAAAGGAATCAAAAATACCTGTCGTTATATGTTGGCACCAATGCCAATTGTAGGTGTTCGTGGTATCAAATTCGTATCAAAACGAATCAGAAAATGGCCTGCAAAACACGGGGTAAAAAAAGCCAATCATTATCTGGCGCAAATGGTTCGCATGCAGGAAGAAATTGGTACCGGAGGCGGAGGTTTCCGTTTTATTTATGCGGCTTTTTTACAGGAAGCATCGGTGATTCTGAATAATGAGGAATTGAAAAATCTTTCGAAAGAAATGACCCAAATTGGGGATTCATGGCGTGATTTTGCCGTAGAAGCTTCCCGAATTTACAAAAACCGAAGCGCCAAAGAAGATGCCTACAATGCTATTGCCGATGAACTTTTAGACATCGCCAATCGTGAAGAAATCTTTTTCAAAAAACTAAAAAAAGCCATCAGCTAA
- a CDS encoding beta-ketoacyl synthase N-terminal-like domain-containing protein, with amino-acid sequence MSKKTYINGVGCISTQKTFDTVFLEEAVVNHNENVLAIVPPAYKEYISPAASRRMAKGVKNGIVASALAMKDANVENVDAIITGTGLGCIEDSEKFLKSILDNNEEFLTPTSFIQSTHNTVGAQIALLQQCKGYNFTYVNGAVSFESALIDAKMQIEEEETNSILVGGVDENGDYTTALFKLNGRIKQDNAAPYDVLTSTTSGAVYGEGASFFVLENERKDNTYAELLDVAIINTLEENEIESEILSFLKSNNLEISDIDALVLGFDGNTSFENYYKNLSENTFANTPVLYYKHLSGEYDTASAFAFWMAAKILKIQEIPEIVKVNSASKPFYKTILLYNQLNGKNHSFTLLSK; translated from the coding sequence ATGAGTAAAAAAACATATATAAATGGAGTAGGCTGTATTTCGACTCAAAAAACATTTGATACAGTTTTTTTGGAAGAAGCGGTTGTAAATCATAACGAAAATGTACTGGCAATTGTTCCGCCGGCGTACAAAGAATATATTTCTCCAGCTGCCAGCAGAAGAATGGCAAAAGGGGTAAAAAACGGAATCGTAGCTTCGGCTCTGGCCATGAAAGATGCGAATGTTGAAAATGTTGATGCCATTATTACCGGAACTGGTTTAGGATGTATCGAAGATTCTGAAAAATTCCTGAAAAGCATTTTAGATAATAATGAAGAGTTTTTAACCCCGACTTCGTTTATTCAATCGACTCACAATACAGTTGGCGCACAGATTGCACTTTTACAGCAATGCAAAGGTTACAATTTTACTTACGTGAATGGCGCGGTTTCTTTTGAATCGGCTTTGATTGATGCAAAAATGCAGATTGAAGAAGAGGAAACTAATTCTATTTTAGTTGGGGGCGTTGATGAAAATGGAGATTACACTACTGCCCTTTTCAAATTAAACGGAAGAATCAAACAAGACAATGCGGCTCCATATGATGTTTTAACTTCTACTACAAGCGGTGCCGTTTATGGAGAAGGCGCTAGTTTTTTTGTTTTAGAAAATGAAAGAAAAGACAATACTTACGCTGAACTTTTGGATGTTGCTATTATCAATACTTTAGAAGAAAACGAGATTGAAAGTGAAATTTTATCTTTCCTGAAATCGAATAATTTAGAGATCTCAGATATTGATGCTTTAGTCTTAGGCTTTGACGGAAATACATCTTTCGAAAATTATTATAAAAATCTGAGCGAAAACACTTTTGCAAACACTCCGGTTTTGTATTACAAACATTTAAGCGGCGAATACGATACGGCTTCGGCTTTTGCATTTTGGATGGCTGCTAAAATTTTGAAAATACAGGAAATTCCTGAAATCGTAAAAGTGAATTCGGCTTCAAAACCGTTTTACAAAACCATTTTATTATACAATCAATTAAACGGAAAAAACCATAGTTTTACGCTGCTGTCAAAATGA